From Tachypleus tridentatus isolate NWPU-2018 chromosome 8, ASM421037v1, whole genome shotgun sequence, a single genomic window includes:
- the LOC143223845 gene encoding LOW QUALITY PROTEIN: uncharacterized protein LOC143223845 (The sequence of the model RefSeq protein was modified relative to this genomic sequence to represent the inferred CDS: inserted 4 bases in 3 codons; deleted 5 bases in 3 codons) codes for MKDVNGDIPTVISSQQPSIATRSILWEKVAVDAMIENKDTYVRYKTEGEIEIQSLYLGNIGAHRVVATKLPAVGHHRGAMIAAGNTTTRLLGASRKLNMFFLVGIGGGVPHYTNYSKHVRLGDVVVSTPPEGQNDKFIYMYCEKXQNSPESKTSTIGTLNDKYNIKRWCPPSLCLQEIAQQLWTQGLHDAKQQMEDYIKHASDMLANQEADFKRPSSDTDKLXMSIGGKDVIEVGHPQAPEGTVEHRQPGKSMIHFGGVASGRVLMKDDAVRQEFAXQQGILAFDSEFDAVGIYGNRKDNYTFLSGISDYKDGTKNKEWQPYSALVAAVFMKAIIGSM; via the exons atgaaagatgTAAATGGAGAC ATTCCAACAGTTATTAGTTCCCAGCAACCCTCCATTGCTACACGCTCAATATTGTGGGAGAAAGTTGCAGTGGATGCTATGATAGAGAATAAAGATACATATgtcaggtacaaaactgaaggtGAGATAGa AATCCAATCTCTATACCTTGGTAATATTGGAGCACATCGTGTTGTAGCAACAAAATTACCTGCTGTTGGACACCACAGAGGAGCCATGATTGCTGCTGGTAACACAACAACTCGTCTGTTGG GAGCTTCCAGAAAGTTGAATATGTTTTTTCTTGTTGGTATTGGAGGAGGTGTTcctcattatacaaattattctAAACATGTACGTTTGGGAGATGTTGTTGTGTCAACACCCCCAGAGGGTCAAAATGATAAATTCATATACATGTATTGTGAAA ACCAAAACTCTCCTGAAAGCAAAACTTCAACAATTGGCACACTGAATGACAAGTATAACATCAAAAGATGGTGTCCACCAAGCCTCTGCTTACAAGAAATAGCACAACAACTCTGGACCCAGGGATTACATGATGCTAAACAGCAA ATGGAagattacatcaaacatgcttcaGACATGTTAGCCAACCAAGAAGCTGACTTTAAGCGACCTTCATCAGATACAGACAAAC TCATGTCCATTGGGGGGAAGGATGTCATTGAAGTTGGCCATCCTCAAGCCCCCGAAGGAACAGTAGAACATCGTCAACCAGGAAAGTCCATGATCCACTTTGGGGGTGTAGCATCTGGAAGGGTATTGATGAAAGATGATGCAGTGAGACAGGAATTTGC TCAGCAGGGGATTTTGGCTTTTGATTCAGAATTTGATGCTGTCGGAATCTATGGAAATCGT AAAGACAACTATACTTTTTTATCGGGAATATCAGATTACAAAGATGGA ACCAAGAACAAGGAATGGCAACCCTATTCAGCCTTAGTAGCAGCAGTTTTCATGAAAGCTATAATTGGATCCATGTGA